The following proteins come from a genomic window of Chiroxiphia lanceolata isolate bChiLan1 chromosome 16, bChiLan1.pri, whole genome shotgun sequence:
- the FOXL3 gene encoding forkhead box L1-like isoform X1 — MFDNTQYPYNCFNYDGDDYPTCSSDEEKKFTRPAYSYIALIAMAIQQSPSNKVTLSGIYDFIMKKFPYYRSNQRAWQNSIRHNLSLNSCFVKVPRTEGNEKGKGNYWSFATGCESMLDLFENGNYRRRRRRRNMKREHKEQRPNRVKSPSSPNISSMDSALNSISSSESKHERVESGPKLLEPCGFAPNSMTNRQSLNNSSLAKSDSEIKFSIDYILSAPDPLPVLRSQYNMQENKYHLLEAQHINLQFWTM, encoded by the exons ATGTTTGACAACACGCAGTACCCCTATAACTGCTTTAATTATGATGGGGATGATTATCCTACCTGTAGTTCTGACGAAGAGAAAAAATTCACCAGACCGGCGTACAG ctACATTGCCTTAATTGCAATGGCCATCCAGCAAAGTCCTTCAAATAAAGTCACCCTCTCTGGCATTTATGACTTTATAATGAAGAAATTTCCTTACTACAGATCAAATCAAAGAGCCTGGCAGAACTCCATCCGACATAACTTATCACTTAACAGTTGTTTTGTAAAG gttCCCAGAACAGAAGGGaatgagaaggggaaaggaaactATTGGAGCTTTGCAACAGGATGCGAATCCATGCTGGATCTCTTTGAAAATGGGAATTACAGGCGAAGACGGAGGAGGAGGAACATGAAAAGGGAACATAAGGAGCAGAGACCAAACAGAGTGAAAAGTCCTTCATCCCCCAATATCTCTTCTATGGACTCTGCTTTGAACAGCATTTCCTCTTCTGAAAGTAAACATGAAAGAGTTGAATCGGGCCCAAAACTTCTGGAGCCTTGTGGGTTTGCTCCAAACAGCATGACCAACAGGCAGAGCCTAAACAATTCCTCCTTAGCAAAATCGGATTCTGAAATTAAGTTTAGCATCGATTACATCCTTTCAGCCCCTGACCCTTTGCCTGTCCTGAGATCTCAATATAAcatgcaagaaaataaatatcatcTACTGGAGGCTCAGCATATTAATCTCCAGTTCTGGACAATGTGA
- the FOXL3 gene encoding forkhead box L1-like isoform X2 translates to MFDNTQYPYNCFNYDGDDYPTCSSDEEKKFTRPAYRSNQRAWQNSIRHNLSLNSCFVKVPRTEGNEKGKGNYWSFATGCESMLDLFENGNYRRRRRRRNMKREHKEQRPNRVKSPSSPNISSMDSALNSISSSESKHERVESGPKLLEPCGFAPNSMTNRQSLNNSSLAKSDSEIKFSIDYILSAPDPLPVLRSQYNMQENKYHLLEAQHINLQFWTM, encoded by the exons ATGTTTGACAACACGCAGTACCCCTATAACTGCTTTAATTATGATGGGGATGATTATCCTACCTGTAGTTCTGACGAAGAGAAAAAATTCACCAGACCGGCGTACAG ATCAAATCAAAGAGCCTGGCAGAACTCCATCCGACATAACTTATCACTTAACAGTTGTTTTGTAAAG gttCCCAGAACAGAAGGGaatgagaaggggaaaggaaactATTGGAGCTTTGCAACAGGATGCGAATCCATGCTGGATCTCTTTGAAAATGGGAATTACAGGCGAAGACGGAGGAGGAGGAACATGAAAAGGGAACATAAGGAGCAGAGACCAAACAGAGTGAAAAGTCCTTCATCCCCCAATATCTCTTCTATGGACTCTGCTTTGAACAGCATTTCCTCTTCTGAAAGTAAACATGAAAGAGTTGAATCGGGCCCAAAACTTCTGGAGCCTTGTGGGTTTGCTCCAAACAGCATGACCAACAGGCAGAGCCTAAACAATTCCTCCTTAGCAAAATCGGATTCTGAAATTAAGTTTAGCATCGATTACATCCTTTCAGCCCCTGACCCTTTGCCTGTCCTGAGATCTCAATATAAcatgcaagaaaataaatatcatcTACTGGAGGCTCAGCATATTAATCTCCAGTTCTGGACAATGTGA